Proteins from a genomic interval of Plasmodium reichenowi strain SY57 chromosome 13, whole genome shotgun sequence:
- a CDS encoding MSP7-like protein — protein MQSEFFICVTFFFVLLHYISCNKPTRNISVKSNKDKDELNNIKEKLDLINNSIKDKVIENFKEDIELLKKKVDDLDKRKSDNTLGKRQKKEDDDDEEETDEDDDEDSDEDDEEQEELNVEPKEREDEQEETEDEQKETDDEQKEREDEQEETDDEQKETDDEQKETDDNQKETDDEQKETDDEQKDVEEEASEEYSDNEEEDEEESEENEENNDNETNEENEDNDENEEEIEVTDVEFVGQSINKNVRNNMIRNSNKDIKSSSQNSSIKAQNSSTKIGNTPTKLSTQNTKSNSTSNQLITQLQSEKSASKVDNNKNNTNEVKYMDKLCDDLLTELKEKDNVDNNMNHSKYNNLKKEFSTFTMNQNEYDLIKKLIITFSQENVEMKRDSIKEIFLRALDDKKYREVFKNFMYGVYSYAKRHNHLDIEKMEKNERAYKKLFENTLNLLDTI, from the coding sequence ATGCAAAGTgaatttttcatttgtgttacctttttttttgtacttttacattatatttcttGTAATAAACCAACACGTAATATATCTGTGAAATCtaataaagataaagatgaattgaacaatataaaagaaaagttagatttgataaataattctataaaagataaagttattgaaaattttaaagaagatattgaattattaaaaaaaaaggtagACGATTTGGATAAAAGGAAAAGTGATAACACACTCGGGAAAAGgcaaaaaaaagaagatgatgatgatgaagaagagacagatgaagatgatgaCGAAGATTCAGATGAAGATGACGAAGAACAAGAAGAATTAAATGTGGAACCAAAAGAAAGAGAAGATGAACAAGAAGAAACAGAAGATGAACAAAAAGAAACAGACGATGAACAAAAAGAAAGAGAAGATGAACAAGAAGAAACAGACGATGAACAAAAAGAAACCGACGATGAACAAAAAGAAACCGACGACAATCAAAAAGAAACCGACGACGAACAAAAAGAAACAGATGATGAACAAAAAGACGTCGAAGAAGAAGCGTCTGAAGAATATTCTgataatgaagaagaagatgaagaagaaTCAGAAGAAAACGAAGAAAATAACGATAATGAAacaaatgaagaaaatgaagataatgatgaaaatgaagaagaaatagAGGTTACTGATGTTGAATTTGTAGGACaaagtataaataaaaatgtaagaaataatatgatCAGAAATTCTAATAAGGATATAAAATCTTCTTCTCAAAATTCATCAATCAAAGCTCAAAACAGTTCAACCAAAATTGGAAATACACCAACTAAATTATCTACACAAAATACAAAATCAAATTCAACATCTAACCAATTAATAACTCAATTACAAAGCGAAAAATCAGCTTCAAAAGTAgataacaataaaaataatacaaatgaagtaaaatatatggatAAACTTTGTGATGACCTTCTTACTGAATTAAAGGAAAAGGATAATgtagataataatatgaatcatagtaaatataataatctCAAAAAGGAATTTTCTACTTTTACTATGAACCAAAATGAATATGacttaataaaaaagttgATTATTACCTTTTCTCAAGAAAATGTAGAAATGAAAAGAGATTCcataaaagaaattttcTTAAGAGCTTTggatgataaaaaataccGTGAAGTATTTAAAAACTTTATGTATGGTGTATATAGTTATGCAAAACGTCATAATCATTTGGATATTgaaaaaatggaaaaaaatgaaagggcctataaaaaattattcgAAAACACACTTAACTTATTAGATACCATATGA
- a CDS encoding MSP7-like protein: MKGRIISFSFFLFCMVHFVFCDENTFPKEIIEYEKDLELAKIKEKLQNLNDIIVDKLIESFKDNVDVLNVIIQELEKEKENKLAKKEREISNNDFLNNKNINKFKGQGFFTSTWKQIKGNSEDNSENQQKSSKSQSLQSNEPNKLNQENISPVQTTITNTNVDNTISVITYLDNAYDEVLKEMNLSKNSDNEKYRSRFDSFKQGFENLILNQNEYELIKRLILAFSNQEESSTDKKNHIVNMLKKALEEEKFSDEFKNFIYGIYAYAKKHNYLRLLDSNRDTYKKVFENATNLLDTLQMNLKRVPSQ; this comes from the coding sequence atgaaaggtagaattatatctttttcatttttccttttctgTATGGttcattttgtattttGTGATGAAAATACATTCCCTAAAGAAATAATtgaatatgaaaaagaCTTGGAATTAgcaaaaataaaagaaaaattacAAAACTTAAATGACATAATAGTAGACAAATTGATAGAATCGTTTAAAGATAATGTTGATGTAttaaatgtaataattcaagaattagaaaaagaaaaagaaaataaattgGCAAAGAAAGAAAGGGAAATAAGCAATAATGATTTTTTAAACAATAagaatattaataaatttaaagGACAAGGTTTTTTTACTTCTACATGGAAACAAATTAAAGGAAATTCTGAAGACAATTCGGAGAATCAACAAAAATCATCAAAAAGTCAATCGTTACAATCAAATGAAccaaataaattaaatcaAGAAAATATATCCCCAGTACAAACCACCATAACAAATACAAATGTTGATAATACAATATCTGTAATTACATATTTAGATAATGCTTATGATGAAGTTCTTAAAGAAATGAATTTATCGAAAAATTcagataatgaaaaatatcGTAGCAGGTTTGACAGCTTCAAACAAGGATTTGAAAATTTAATCCTTAATCAAAATGAATATGAACTTATTAAGAGACTTATTCTTGCTTTTTCTAATCAAGAAGAATCAAGTActgataaaaaaaatcatatagTAAATATGCTCAAAAAGGCTTTAGAAGAAGAGAAATTTAGTGatgaatttaaaaattttatttatggTATTTATGCATATGCCAAGaaacataattatttaagaCTTCTAGATTCTAATAGGGACACATATAAAAAGGTTTTTGAAAATGCAACCAACTTATTAGATACTTTACAAATGAATCTTAAGAGAGTTCCATCACAATAA